In Apium graveolens cultivar Ventura chromosome 10, ASM990537v1, whole genome shotgun sequence, the following are encoded in one genomic region:
- the LOC141693513 gene encoding uncharacterized protein LOC141693513: MEEEKEGEKQKYSEVEKIKLIDFSLEDDILVDYPFRDSLQDLRLSVTFKDISDHNSSESLKMASQRKVENAGNSLHQNEDMLSTPEFLEPRRASYLRKSIAWDNAFFSSDGVLDPEELSAMNNGLKGLESSLFPSIPGDLKMRRSVDSDLTFESLESDAFSLDSDAFSLESFDGDLFEDVRASIHRSCGPLHLRSASCDSVTGKAATPNVPTSKKFHVSTRNKEKSSATLRKQTTNYQKSKMMTESSLPSLNLQHKGENNLTPRILGTQNNMSSRQTKRASLGCGITRNMKTGKGSMVPKQSDSADSPSSNNFLTPITQSSSRISLTSTNISSVAGSSCDEFSSNSSCKSILSSGTRKIGSSSSKIASSGSNSKPPLRNVGRSRSRLNKETSSIQLLSMSHHSNNSPASSIDGSSSESFSSTCSGAAKRRSGNIEYKLKTDTTHRIMFTDQHLEGALKEASPVPIEPLNASKPSGLRMPSPKIGFFDEVKSVDRTRIDTMQFRFRSQNAVSDIDINAVRKRPSTIQPLRHVHVPGIRNNIGSPLTPGLHCTSRPQSAMHSKQLDNALTKSTVSKYSLGPALKPRSNTSFEVDNAYCSKTRKIGKGEDDRKKVMLTSSLKTEEKRNKGILKKKLGKEGKDQKAGNGILLETVNQVKKDPESARELHSLCESKENFEDRVNGLSRYFEVIDLGGNAVELEGRKSSALEHNESVDGEPLLGGQKQDSPSITRIPFADKIISCDQPSPL; encoded by the exons ATGGAGGAGGAGAAAGAAGGGGAAAAGCAGAAATACAGTGAAGTGGAGAagataaaattaattgatttctCATTAGAGGATGATATACTTGTGGATTACCCTTTTCGTGATTCTCTCCAAGACCTTCGACTCTCAG TCACTTTCAAGGATATAAGTGATCACAACAGTTCAGAGTCGTTAAAGATGGCCAGCCAAAGGAAAGTTGAAAATGCAGGAAATAGTTTACATCAAAACGAAGATATGCTATCAACACCAGAATTCCTTGAACCAAGAAGAGCAAGTTATTTGCGAAAAAGTATCGCCTGGGATAATGCATTTTTCTCTAGTGATG GAGTTCTGGATCCTGAAGAATTGTCTGCTATGAATAACGGGTTGAAGGGGCTTGAATCCTCTCTGTTTCCCAGCATACCAGGGGATCTGAAAATGCGTAGATCTGTCGACTCAGATTTAACATTCGAGTCACTTGAAAGTGATGCATTTTCTCTGGATAGTGATGCATTCTCTCTGGAAAGCTTTGATGGTGATTTATTTGAAGATGTAAGAGCGTCAATTCACAGATCATGTGGCCCACTTCATCTCAGAAGTGCTAGTTGTGACTCAGTTACTGGGAAAGCAGCAACACCAAATGTGCCCA CCTCCAAGAAGTTTCATGTCTCCACTCGAAACAAG gaaaaatccagtgcaacattaaGAAAGCAAACCACCAACTATCAAAAATCAAAGATGATGACAGAGTCTTCCCTTCCTTCACTAAATTTACAG CACAAAGGAGAAAACAACTTGACGCCAAGGATATTAGGGACACAGAACAATATGTCATCAAGACAAACCAAAAGGGCCTCACTGGGCTGCGGAATTACGAGGAACATGAAAACTG GAAAAGGTTCTATGGTGCCTAAGCAATCCGATTCAGCGGACTCACCTAGTTCTAACAATTTCTTAACGCCAATCACCCAATCATCTTCCAGAATTTCTCTCACTTCAACCAATATCTCATCAGTTGCTGGTTCTTCATGTGATGAATTTTCTAGTAATTCATCTTGTAAATCTATATTAAGCTCTGGAACAAGAAAAATAGGCTCCAGCAGTAGTAAGATTGCTTCCTCTGGTTCAAACTCTAAGCCTCCTCTTAGAAATGTAGGCAGAAGCAGAAGTAGATTAAATAAAGAAACTTCCTCAATACAGTTACTGTCCATGTCACACCATTCTAACAATTCGCCTGCCAGCTCTATTGATGGATCGTCCTCAGAGTCATTTTCATCAACTTGTAGCGGTGCTGCAAAGCGAAGATCCGGTAATATAGAGTACAAGTTAAAAACAGATACTACTCATAGAATAATGTTCACGGATCAACATTTGGAAGGAGCACTTAAAGAAGCTAGTCCGGTTCCAATAGAACCATTAAACGCTTCCAAGCCTTCAGGCCTCCGTATGCCATCACCCAAGATTGGGTTTTTTGATGAG GTTAAGTCAGTGGATCGAACCAGAATTGACACTATGCAGTTCCGATTCAGATCACAGAATGCAGTGTCAGATATCGACATCAATGCTGTCAGAAAAAGACCTAGTACGATTCAGCCATTAAGACATGTACATGTACCTGGGATCAGGAATAATATTGGTTCTCCTCTCACTCCAGGTTTGCATTGTACTTCTAGGCCTCAAAGTGCCATGCATTCTAAACAGCTAGATAATGCTTTGACAAAATCGACTGTCAGTAAATATAGTTTGGGACCAGCCTTAAAACCTCGGTCCAATACATCCTTCGAAGTTGATAATGCATACTGCTCAAAAACTAGGAAAATTGGTAAAGGGGAAGATGATAGGAAAAAAGTTATGCTGACCTCTTCTTTGAAGACAGAAGAAAAAAGAAACAAGGGtattttgaagaaaaaattgGGCAAGGAGGGGAAAGATCAGAAGGCTGGAAATGGCATTCTACTTGAAACTGTGAACCAAGTAAAGAAAGATCCCGAGTCTGCTCGAGAACTTCATTCACTTTGTGAAAGCAAAGAAAATTTTGAGGATCGAGTTAATGGCTTAAGCAGGTATTTTGAAGTCATTGATCTTGGAGGAAATGCAGTAGAGCTTGAAGGAAGAAAGAGCAGTGCTCTAGAACACAATGAATCCGTAGACGGAGAACCCTTACTCGGTGGCCAGAAGCAGGATTCACCCAGCATCACCAGGATCCCATTTGCGGACAAAATTATTTCCTGTGATCAACCTTCCCCTCTTTAG